A window of Chitinophagales bacterium contains these coding sequences:
- a CDS encoding lysoplasmalogenase, producing the protein MKPSYWLYLFLGIFIADLVVVAMENDTLRYVTKPLLMVGLFAYFISSVRGKKSGLIRWMIGALFFSWLGDIFLMFDGQKPFFFLLGLSSFLIAHIFYILLFAQIRYKENIRNNYLLLLPVAIYYGLLMWLLSPYLGDFILPVRIYGAVICIMLLLALHVVFMKKNPATFYIITGALFFVISDSLLAINKFYQPFSMAGLSVMGTYGLAQLFLVIGTIRYILFKNE; encoded by the coding sequence ATGAAACCTTCCTACTGGCTTTATCTTTTCCTGGGCATTTTTATAGCCGATCTGGTGGTTGTGGCTATGGAAAATGATACCCTGCGGTATGTAACCAAACCCCTTCTGATGGTAGGGCTGTTTGCCTATTTCATCAGTTCAGTAAGAGGAAAGAAATCGGGATTGATACGCTGGATGATCGGGGCGCTCTTCTTCTCCTGGCTCGGTGATATTTTCCTCATGTTTGATGGACAAAAGCCCTTCTTCTTTTTATTAGGCCTATCTTCTTTTTTGATCGCGCATATTTTTTATATCCTGTTGTTTGCCCAGATCAGGTATAAAGAAAATATCAGGAACAATTATCTCCTGCTTCTGCCTGTGGCGATCTACTATGGATTGCTGATGTGGTTGCTATCTCCATACCTCGGCGATTTTATCCTCCCTGTGCGTATCTACGGTGCTGTTATCTGTATCATGTTGTTGCTGGCATTGCATGTGGTTTTTATGAAAAAAAACCCGGCAACCTTTTATATCATAACAGGGGCCCTCTTCTTTGTCATTTCCGATTCTTTGCTGGCCATCAATAAATTCTATCAACCTTTCTCGATGGCAGGATTATCTGTCATGGGTACCTATGGACTGGCTCAGTTATTCCTGGTCATCGGGACCATTCGATATATCCTTTTTAAAAACGAATAA
- the ispG gene encoding (E)-4-hydroxy-3-methylbut-2-enyl-diphosphate synthase gives MQFYAESLTKYGRLKTREVRIGNLLLGNGHPIRVQTMTTTDTMDTLATVEQSIRCIEAGAELVRITAPSKKEAENLQIIKDELRKRGYNTPLVADIHFTPNAAEIAARIVEKVRVNPGNYVDKKKFEQIDYTDAEYAEEIERIRERFTPLVRICKEHGTAMRIGTNHGSLSDRIMSRYGDTPIGMVESAMEFLRIARAEDYHQIILSMKSSNPQVMVQAYRLLIRTMFDEFGECYPLHLGVTEAGDGEDGRIKSAIGIGTLLEEGIGDTIRVSLTEDPEFEIPVCKDLVSRYTQQGQDTPDHVPAIDRLPYDPFSYKRRETFAIKNIGGNQVPVVVGGLFQAEQIKPSHLESIGYKYDSATDKWSISDAAADFIFTGNQPLSFELPGTLSVITYPATWEDMAGHPAYYPIFDAAGYVQAEKKHPVLNFVMLDCFNDDTSVNDFTYLDELANDPTVVICLSSTNRNAMQSVRRMFMELMKRGICNPVILITDSNGQSPDEHLIHFATETGALFLEGMGDGICLGYGSKASQQSVQASGRTYLPVKDISQFTNNTAFSILQATRTRISKTEYISCPSCGRTLFDLQETTARIRSVTHHLKGVKIAIMGCIVNGPGEMADADFGYVGSGPGKITLYKGKEIVKRNVDSEVAVDELINLLKENEAWTEPTQ, from the coding sequence ATGCAATTTTATGCTGAATCCCTAACGAAGTATGGGCGTTTGAAGACGAGGGAAGTACGAATCGGGAACCTGTTGCTGGGCAATGGGCATCCGATAAGGGTGCAGACCATGACCACCACCGATACGATGGATACCCTGGCCACTGTGGAGCAATCCATTCGCTGTATTGAAGCAGGTGCCGAACTGGTACGTATCACCGCTCCTTCCAAAAAAGAAGCCGAGAACCTTCAGATCATCAAGGATGAACTTCGAAAAAGAGGGTATAACACCCCGCTTGTAGCGGATATCCATTTTACCCCCAATGCCGCCGAGATCGCTGCGCGGATCGTAGAGAAAGTACGGGTGAACCCCGGAAACTATGTCGATAAAAAGAAATTTGAACAAATAGACTATACCGATGCGGAATATGCAGAAGAGATCGAGCGTATCCGCGAGCGGTTTACTCCGTTGGTCAGGATCTGTAAGGAACATGGCACGGCCATGCGTATCGGTACCAATCATGGATCCCTGAGTGACCGGATCATGAGCCGGTATGGAGATACCCCGATCGGAATGGTGGAAAGCGCGATGGAATTTCTGCGTATTGCCCGGGCGGAAGATTATCACCAGATCATTCTCAGCATGAAGTCGAGCAACCCACAGGTGATGGTACAAGCCTACCGTCTCCTGATCCGGACCATGTTTGATGAATTTGGAGAATGTTACCCCCTGCACCTGGGTGTAACCGAAGCGGGTGACGGAGAAGATGGTCGTATTAAATCGGCTATCGGAATCGGCACCCTGCTTGAAGAAGGGATCGGAGATACCATTCGGGTATCCCTGACCGAAGATCCCGAATTTGAAATTCCTGTTTGTAAGGACCTGGTCAGCCGCTACACCCAACAAGGACAGGATACTCCTGACCATGTACCTGCCATTGACAGGTTGCCCTATGACCCCTTTAGCTATAAACGCCGGGAGACATTTGCCATAAAGAATATTGGCGGAAATCAGGTGCCGGTGGTTGTGGGCGGACTGTTTCAGGCAGAGCAGATAAAACCATCTCATCTGGAAAGTATCGGATACAAGTATGATTCTGCTACCGACAAATGGAGCATCAGTGATGCGGCAGCCGATTTTATTTTTACCGGGAACCAACCACTTTCCTTCGAACTACCGGGCACCTTATCGGTGATCACGTATCCGGCTACCTGGGAAGATATGGCCGGGCATCCGGCATACTATCCCATCTTTGATGCAGCTGGCTATGTGCAAGCCGAAAAGAAACACCCGGTACTGAATTTCGTGATGCTGGATTGCTTTAATGATGATACCTCCGTGAACGATTTCACCTATCTCGATGAACTCGCAAATGATCCCACCGTGGTAATCTGTTTGAGCAGTACGAACCGGAATGCCATGCAATCCGTACGACGGATGTTCATGGAATTAATGAAACGAGGTATCTGCAACCCGGTTATTTTGATCACCGACAGCAATGGGCAATCGCCCGACGAGCATTTGATCCATTTTGCCACCGAAACAGGTGCGCTCTTCCTCGAAGGCATGGGTGATGGTATCTGTCTGGGCTATGGCAGCAAGGCCTCCCAACAAAGTGTACAGGCAAGCGGGCGAACTTATTTACCAGTAAAAGATATTTCTCAATTCACGAATAATACTGCGTTTAGCATTTTGCAGGCTACGCGAACAAGGATCTCCAAGACGGAATATATCAGTTGTCCCAGTTGTGGCCGTACCTTGTTTGACCTGCAGGAAACAACGGCCCGTATCCGTTCGGTAACCCATCACCTGAAGGGCGTGAAGATCGCCATCATGGGTTGTATCGTGAATGGCCCCGGTGAAATGGCGGATGCCGATTTTGGTTATGTAGGAAGCGGACCGGGAAAGATCACGCTCTACAAAGGGAAAGAGATCGTGAAGCGGAACGTAGACAGCGAGGTGGCGGTGGATGAACTGATCAATTTGCTAAAAGAAAACGAAGCCTGGACCGAACCAACCCAATAA
- a CDS encoding lysophospholipid acyltransferase family protein has protein sequence MYYLVYGLLYPFSLLPFAVLHRISDLAYLILYYGVGYRKEVVMRNLAQAFPEKTEAERVAIAKKFYRNFTDNFIETIKLLSCSRAFLEKHFKADFSLVHQVHATGRKAQLLVGHNFNWEMALVRIPMDARFKVLIVYLKLSSGIFERLIRFVRSRTGAFLLPATEMRQAIAPHKNSQYLIILGADQRPADTTNVFWIPFLNRNTAFVKGPENAARKENIPIIFCKFIQVKRGYYEMIFELGPDNPAQLPEGEMTKQYAVFLEQFIRENPEMWLWSHRRWK, from the coding sequence ATGTATTACCTCGTTTACGGTCTTTTATACCCCTTCAGCTTATTGCCCTTTGCGGTGCTTCACCGTATTTCTGATCTGGCTTATTTGATTCTTTATTATGGTGTGGGTTACCGCAAAGAGGTGGTGATGAGGAACCTGGCCCAGGCCTTTCCCGAGAAAACAGAGGCCGAGCGGGTCGCCATTGCAAAGAAATTCTATCGCAATTTTACCGATAACTTTATTGAGACCATCAAGCTTTTGTCCTGTTCCAGGGCTTTTTTGGAAAAACATTTCAAGGCCGATTTTTCCCTGGTTCATCAGGTACATGCTACAGGACGTAAGGCCCAGTTATTGGTTGGACATAATTTCAACTGGGAAATGGCGCTGGTCCGCATCCCCATGGACGCCCGGTTTAAAGTGCTGATCGTTTATCTCAAGCTTAGCAGCGGGATCTTTGAGCGATTGATCCGTTTTGTGCGGTCACGTACAGGGGCTTTTTTATTACCCGCCACCGAAATGCGCCAGGCCATTGCACCGCATAAAAATTCGCAATACCTGATCATCCTCGGCGCCGATCAGCGACCGGCAGATACCACTAATGTATTCTGGATACCATTCCTTAATCGCAATACCGCTTTTGTCAAAGGACCGGAGAACGCGGCGCGAAAAGAAAATATCCCGATCATTTTTTGCAAATTTATCCAGGTAAAAAGAGGGTATTATGAGATGATATTTGAGCTGGGACCCGATAACCCCGCGCAATTACCCGAAGGGGAAATGACGAAACAGTATGCGGTATTCCTGGAGCAATTCATTCGCGAAAATCCGGAAATGTGGCTGTGGAGCCATCGGAGATGGAAATAA
- the nadB gene encoding L-aspartate oxidase: MQKTDFLVIGSGIAGLTYALKMAGHYPDRQVLVLTKAAADETNTKYAQGGIAVVNDPEQDSFDKHIEDTLIAGDGLCNEKVVELVVKEGPSRVQELIDWGARFDREEDGDYKLGKEGGHSEHRILHHKDITGWEMERALLEAVSRQPNIKIIKHCFVIDLITQHHLGYLVTKSTPDIECYGVYVLNLETNKIEKILARVTLLATGGSGQVYRTTTNPGIATGDGVSMAYRAKARIENMEFIQFHPTALFEPGVKGQAFLITEAVRGDGGILRNKKGEAFMAQYDERKDLAPRDIVARAIDNEMKKGGTEHVYLDCRHMGKEEFIEHFPNIYEKCLSIGIDITRDMIPVAPAAHYMCGGIKTDEWGRSSVRNLYACGECSSTGLHGANRLASNSLLEAMVFAHRCYLDASQKVDSVAFQDDIPDWSARGTSEPREMILITQSLKELQLLMSDYVGIVRNDVRLQRASRRLDLLWEETEELYRTSIVSPQLLELRNMITVGYLIVKGAGFRKESRGLHYNTDYPGKSGLVQNIVL, translated from the coding sequence ATGCAGAAAACCGATTTTTTGGTCATAGGTTCAGGTATTGCGGGGTTGACCTATGCGTTGAAGATGGCGGGTCATTATCCGGATCGGCAGGTGTTGGTATTGACCAAAGCCGCCGCCGATGAAACAAATACAAAGTATGCCCAGGGAGGCATTGCCGTGGTCAACGATCCTGAACAGGACAGTTTTGATAAACATATTGAAGATACCCTGATTGCCGGTGACGGGTTGTGTAATGAAAAAGTGGTAGAGCTCGTGGTGAAGGAAGGCCCGAGCCGCGTGCAGGAATTGATTGACTGGGGCGCGCGTTTTGACCGCGAAGAGGATGGGGATTATAAATTGGGAAAAGAAGGCGGGCATTCCGAGCACCGCATCTTACACCATAAAGACATTACCGGATGGGAAATGGAACGGGCCTTGCTGGAGGCAGTAAGCCGTCAACCCAATATCAAGATCATCAAGCATTGTTTTGTCATTGACCTTATTACCCAGCACCACCTGGGTTATCTCGTTACCAAGTCCACCCCTGATATTGAATGTTATGGAGTCTATGTACTTAATCTGGAGACAAACAAGATCGAGAAGATATTAGCCCGGGTAACCTTATTGGCTACCGGGGGAAGTGGGCAGGTGTACAGAACCACCACCAATCCGGGTATAGCCACAGGGGATGGTGTTTCCATGGCCTACCGCGCAAAAGCACGGATCGAGAACATGGAGTTCATTCAGTTTCACCCAACGGCTTTATTTGAACCGGGTGTAAAAGGCCAGGCCTTTTTGATCACCGAAGCAGTGCGTGGCGATGGTGGCATACTCCGTAATAAAAAGGGCGAAGCCTTTATGGCGCAATATGATGAGCGAAAAGATCTCGCACCCCGGGATATCGTAGCCAGAGCGATAGATAATGAAATGAAAAAAGGCGGTACCGAACATGTGTATCTCGATTGCCGGCATATGGGGAAGGAAGAGTTTATTGAGCATTTCCCCAATATTTATGAAAAATGTTTGTCTATCGGCATTGATATTACCCGGGATATGATACCCGTAGCACCGGCCGCGCATTATATGTGTGGAGGCATTAAAACCGATGAATGGGGAAGGAGTTCGGTGCGTAACCTCTATGCCTGTGGCGAATGTTCAAGCACGGGTTTGCATGGGGCCAACCGTTTAGCAAGTAATTCCCTGTTGGAAGCCATGGTCTTTGCCCACCGTTGTTATTTGGATGCTTCGCAAAAAGTGGATAGCGTGGCCTTTCAGGACGATATACCCGATTGGAGTGCCCGGGGTACCTCCGAACCAAGGGAAATGATCCTGATCACCCAAAGCCTGAAAGAGCTTCAATTGCTCATGAGTGATTATGTGGGTATCGTTCGCAATGATGTGCGTTTGCAAAGAGCCAGCCGCCGCCTCGACCTGCTTTGGGAAGAGACCGAAGAACTTTACCGTACCTCCATTGTTTCACCCCAGTTGCTGGAGCTGCGGAATATGATCACAGTGGGCTATCTTATTGTAAAAGGCGCCGGTTTCAGAAAAGAAAGCCGCGGGCTGCATTACAATACGGATTATCCGGGCAAGAGCGGGTTGGTGCAGAATATTGTCTTGTAG
- a CDS encoding VWA domain-containing protein → MKLHFQYFQGLWLLAAIGIFILLYTLYIQWKKKTARQMGDPALIRQLTATHSPFRQHLKFILLVLAFAGGVLALMNLRKPGGDAGGERKGIDVVIALDVSKSMWAQDLVPNRLEAAKQMVHGLIDKMPENRIGLVLFAGKAYLQMPLTSDHTAAKMFVTTADPNNIPQPGTVISEAMQTAALAFNNKERKFKSVVLVSDGEDHDPGAEQTAREMAEQGIMINTVGIGTETGSVIIEPATGQPKPDAMGQTITSKLNETTLRTIASTTHGAYVKMDDPAKTVDALADQLSRVKKEDLSDISLINFTSYYLWFGIPMFLLLLIELLVGERRRVPKLAITLFFLFPQSLLAQTDLNKGNEYYHRAQYKEAEAIYRNTWIAAPQHEKARYNHALAQYRLEQKDSALSSFEKTIALSTDPTIRSYAFYNSGVIHTAQFKLEASIESYKAALRINPSDTLARENLQKALLEKKRRDARNKEDKKPPRKDPPPKTPPPPKMNPKQAQQQLKNLQQKEQKTQQRLQKKPQQGGGYERKDW, encoded by the coding sequence GTGAAGCTTCATTTCCAATACTTTCAGGGTCTCTGGCTGCTTGCCGCCATTGGGATTTTTATCCTCCTTTACACCCTGTATATACAATGGAAAAAAAAGACAGCCCGCCAGATGGGCGACCCCGCCCTTATCCGGCAATTGACCGCCACTCATTCTCCATTTCGGCAACACCTTAAATTTATCCTGTTGGTTCTGGCCTTTGCCGGAGGTGTACTCGCCCTGATGAACCTGCGCAAACCCGGTGGGGATGCAGGTGGCGAAAGAAAAGGAATTGATGTGGTGATCGCCCTGGATGTAAGCAAGAGCATGTGGGCGCAAGACCTGGTCCCCAACCGGCTTGAAGCTGCCAAACAAATGGTGCATGGCCTGATCGACAAAATGCCGGAGAACAGGATCGGGCTGGTTCTATTTGCCGGCAAGGCTTATTTACAAATGCCGCTTACCTCCGATCATACCGCGGCAAAGATGTTTGTCACTACCGCCGATCCAAACAATATACCCCAACCGGGAACAGTGATCAGCGAAGCCATGCAAACCGCCGCCCTGGCCTTTAATAATAAAGAACGAAAATTCAAATCGGTGGTATTGGTATCCGATGGAGAGGATCATGATCCGGGTGCGGAACAAACCGCCCGTGAAATGGCCGAGCAAGGGATCATGATCAATACCGTGGGAATCGGAACTGAAACAGGTTCTGTGATCATTGAGCCGGCTACCGGCCAGCCCAAACCGGATGCCATGGGGCAAACCATCACCAGCAAGCTAAATGAAACAACATTGCGTACGATTGCCTCCACAACGCATGGGGCCTATGTAAAAATGGATGATCCTGCCAAAACAGTGGATGCCTTGGCAGATCAACTCAGTCGCGTAAAGAAAGAAGACCTCAGTGATATTTCTTTGATCAATTTCACGAGTTATTATCTCTGGTTTGGCATTCCTATGTTCCTGCTCCTGCTGATCGAATTATTGGTAGGAGAGAGAAGACGGGTACCAAAACTCGCTATCACCCTGTTTTTCCTGTTTCCTCAATCCCTGCTGGCGCAAACCGACCTGAATAAAGGAAACGAGTATTACCACCGGGCACAATACAAGGAAGCAGAAGCCATTTACCGAAATACCTGGATCGCCGCTCCGCAACATGAGAAAGCAAGATATAACCACGCCCTTGCACAGTACCGGTTGGAACAAAAGGATTCAGCCTTATCCTCGTTTGAAAAAACCATCGCTCTTTCCACTGACCCTACCATCCGGTCATATGCCTTTTATAATAGTGGCGTGATCCATACTGCTCAGTTTAAACTGGAAGCCAGCATCGAATCCTATAAAGCAGCGCTTCGCATCAATCCATCGGATACACTGGCCAGGGAAAACCTGCAAAAGGCCCTGTTGGAAAAAAAGCGTAGAGATGCCAGGAATAAGGAGGACAAAAAACCACCCCGTAAGGATCCTCCCCCAAAAACACCGCCACCCCCGAAAATGAACCCCAAGCAGGCGCAACAACAGTTAAAGAACCTGCAGCAAAAGGAGCAAAAGACCCAACAACGCCTCCAAAAGAAACCACAACAAGGGGGGGGGTATGAACGAAAAGATTGGTAA